From Gemmatimonadales bacterium:
CGTCAACCCGCACGTTGAAGCGGTACAAGCCCGGCTTGAGCCGGAGCGTCACCTCCCACACGCCGTCCGCCCGCACCAGCGGAATCGGCTGCCAGTCGCTGAAGTCCCCCATGACCTCCACCCGGCTCGCCGACGCCGCGTGGATCCGGATCGCGTGGGCGCCGTCCTCGGCATGTCCAAGCTCGAAGCGCACGCCGGCGAGCGCCGTCGGGTTGTCGGGCGGGCGCACGCGGCCGGCCAGCAGGCGCTGTGGCTCGGCGACGCGCGCGCGCGCCTTCGCGCGCTGGCCGAGGCGCATCGCCACGGTGGCATAGCGCCCCGGAATGCTGCCGCGGGCTGGGTCGCTCGGATAGCGGCCGCCACTCGCGACGAGCGCGAGCCCGTCGGACAGCCAGGCCACCGCGCTCACCTCGCCGTACGCTCCGCGTCCGCCGCCCCGGCTCGCGAACCGCGCACCGAGGCTGCCGTCCGCCTCGAGGCGGCCACGGGTCCAGCGCGCGCGCCCCCCCGCGTCGGTGTACACCGTGTCGCCGACGCGCATGGTTGCCCACGACCCGCTGAGCCACATGATTCCCGATCGCACCCACGCGCCCGCCTGCCACCCGCGCGTCGCGTACGCCGTGTCCGCGCGGTAGGCG
This genomic window contains:
- a CDS encoding glycogen-binding domain-containing protein, which translates into the protein MRLARPLSALGLGAVCALARIPALTAQVVNTLDAGVSIVRYDGFLSSGAASISPALRIETPRFSAGARGTLLVFESGNRSLQGSLSGAAFSPVVGPLRAEVAGDVGTSSYAEFARFAHLLGEVRVHWMSRQRGMWAGATGGRAYRADTAYATRGWQAGAWVRSGIMWLSGSWATMRVGDTVYTDAGGRARWTRGRLEADGSLGARFASRGGGRGAYGEVSAVAWLSDGLALVASGGRYPSDPARGSIPGRYATVAMRLGQRAKARARVAEPQRLLAGRVRPPDNPTALAGVRFELGHAEDGAHAIRIHAASASRVEVMGDFSDWQPIPLVRADGVWEVTLRLKPGLYRFNVRVDGGTWGVPAGAEAAADDFDGVVATIVIP